Proteins encoded in a region of the Flavobacteriaceae bacterium HL-DH10 genome:
- a CDS encoding alpha/beta fold hydrolase, which yields MVNTALSLQHIIRKSSLIENAPLLIMLHGYGSDENDLFSFANELPEELFIISVKAPYTMQPYGNAWYAINFDAEKGKWNDNEQAKESRDLIAKFIDEAIAAYPVNKNNVSLLGFSQGSILSYAVALTYPEKVKNVVALSGYINQDIFPDDINQKDYSNLDFYCSHGSVDQVIPVQWAQQTPPFLKSLNIAHKYSEFPVGHGVAPQNFYELKDWLSKRI from the coding sequence ATGGTAAATACAGCACTGTCGTTACAACATATTATTCGTAAATCTTCTTTAATTGAAAATGCACCTTTATTAATCATGCTTCATGGTTACGGAAGCGATGAGAACGATTTGTTTTCATTTGCAAACGAATTACCAGAAGAACTCTTCATTATCTCTGTTAAAGCGCCTTACACCATGCAGCCTTACGGAAATGCTTGGTATGCTATTAATTTTGATGCCGAAAAAGGCAAATGGAACGATAACGAACAGGCAAAAGAATCACGCGATTTAATAGCTAAATTTATTGATGAAGCCATTGCAGCATATCCTGTTAATAAAAACAATGTCTCCCTTTTAGGATTTAGTCAAGGTAGTATTTTAAGCTATGCTGTGGCGTTAACATATCCTGAAAAAGTTAAAAACGTGGTGGCTTTAAGTGGTTATATCAATCAAGATATATTCCCTGATGATATCAACCAAAAAGACTATTCGAATTTAGACTTTTACTGTTCTCATGGTAGTGTAGATCAGGTAATCCCTGTGCAATGGGCACAACAAACGCCTCCGTTTTTAAAAAGCTTAAACATTGCTCATAAATACTCCGAATTCCCTGTAGGACATGGCGTAGCACCACAAAATTTTTATGAGCTTAAAGATTGGTTGAGTAAACGAATCTAA
- a CDS encoding response regulator transcription factor: MEAQNKKILLVEDDPNFGTVLKDYLMMNDYDVVHAKNGMEGFEKFKKDDFDLCILDVMMPYKDGFTLAKEIREKNTDIPIVFLTAKTMKEDVLKGYKVGADDYLNKPFDSEVLLMKLKAIIQRKATETISDSKQFEFKIGRFDLNSKLRFLKFDGGEPIKLSPKENELLRLLALHENDLMPRELALTKIWRDDNYFTSRSMDVYIAKLRKYLKLDDKVEILNIHGEGFRLVVN, encoded by the coding sequence ATGGAAGCACAAAACAAGAAAATTTTATTAGTTGAAGACGATCCAAACTTCGGTACTGTTCTTAAAGATTATTTAATGATGAACGATTACGATGTTGTTCATGCGAAAAATGGGATGGAAGGATTTGAAAAGTTTAAAAAAGACGATTTCGATTTGTGTATTCTAGATGTTATGATGCCTTATAAAGACGGATTTACATTGGCTAAAGAAATTCGCGAAAAAAACACCGATATTCCTATTGTGTTTTTAACAGCAAAAACCATGAAAGAAGATGTTTTAAAAGGCTATAAAGTTGGAGCAGATGATTATTTAAATAAACCCTTTGATAGCGAAGTGCTGTTGATGAAATTAAAAGCTATTATACAGCGTAAGGCAACAGAAACCATATCTGATAGCAAACAGTTTGAATTTAAAATAGGGCGTTTCGATTTAAATTCTAAATTACGTTTTTTAAAATTTGATGGAGGAGAACCTATTAAATTATCGCCAAAAGAAAATGAGTTATTACGTTTATTAGCGTTACATGAAAACGATTTAATGCCTCGTGAATTAGCTTTAACTAAAATATGGAGAGACGATAATTATTTTACATCTCGTAGTATGGATGTGTATATTGCTAAATTACGTAAGTACTTAAAACTAGACGACAAAGTAGAAATACTTAATATCCATGGCGAAGGTTTTAGATTAGTAGTTAACTAA
- a CDS encoding HAMP domain-containing sensor histidine kinase — MSKRVFVLLIVLMSLSLIGIISVQAYYINDSVQNEKERFKYNVKKSLSYVSNTIEEREFDNYFQIYQQLDNKKKSDSTIVSQLFFIQTNKRTNETLFYSQGVLEENYKLSSSLLDAGIDNDSLFNLKSLNQESKIEIFQNSDLKDKDFKQSPITRITNSGPILEENKKYFEKNFKQVLKRKPIYKRVSEEEIKTLLFKKLTENDIDIDYEFAIYSNDLATKVQSDNFENDVESTFSTPIFYDDTNQTPYKLLVNFPGDGKYILSSVIKMILLSVVFTLIIIIAYTSSLYQLIKQRKISEIKTDFINNMTHEFKTPIATINLALDSIKNPKIIGDKDKVLRYLNMIKEENKRMHAQVENVLRISKLEKNELNISKDRVNLHDLILDAITHVELIIEDRQGYIKTFLNAENSSFLANETHFTNVIVNILDNAIKYSPNAPKIEVYTENVGNNIILKIKDHGSGMSKAALKRVFEKFYREHTGNIHNVKGHGLGLAYVKRIVDDHQGHVSAESEKDNGSTFTIKLPIIT; from the coding sequence ATGAGTAAAAGAGTATTTGTATTGTTAATCGTTTTAATGAGTTTATCGCTTATAGGTATTATATCTGTGCAGGCTTATTATATAAACGATTCGGTTCAAAATGAAAAGGAGCGCTTTAAATATAACGTAAAGAAGTCTTTAAGTTATGTCTCTAATACAATTGAGGAAAGAGAGTTTGATAATTATTTTCAAATATATCAACAATTAGATAATAAGAAAAAATCAGATTCAACAATTGTCTCTCAATTATTTTTCATTCAGACAAATAAGAGAACCAATGAAACCTTGTTTTACAGTCAAGGGGTTTTAGAAGAAAATTATAAACTATCTTCTTCATTATTAGATGCTGGTATCGATAATGATTCTTTATTCAATTTAAAATCATTGAATCAAGAATCTAAAATTGAAATTTTTCAAAATTCAGATTTAAAAGATAAAGATTTTAAGCAGAGCCCTATTACAAGAATTACTAATAGTGGTCCAATTTTAGAGGAAAATAAAAAGTATTTTGAAAAGAATTTTAAACAAGTTTTAAAAAGAAAACCAATATATAAAAGAGTTTCTGAAGAAGAAATAAAAACATTATTATTTAAAAAATTAACCGAAAATGATATTGATATAGATTATGAGTTTGCTATTTATAGTAATGATTTAGCAACAAAAGTACAAAGTGATAATTTTGAGAATGATGTAGAATCAACTTTTAGTACACCAATTTTTTATGATGATACTAACCAAACACCTTATAAACTTTTGGTTAATTTCCCTGGAGATGGAAAATACATTTTGTCATCTGTAATAAAAATGATATTGTTATCGGTGGTTTTTACATTAATCATTATAATAGCTTATACCAGTTCATTATATCAATTAATTAAGCAAAGAAAAATATCTGAAATAAAAACAGATTTTATAAATAACATGACGCATGAATTTAAAACACCAATAGCCACAATAAATTTGGCTTTAGATTCTATTAAGAATCCTAAAATTATTGGTGATAAAGACAAAGTTTTGCGTTATCTTAACATGATAAAAGAGGAAAATAAACGAATGCATGCGCAGGTTGAAAACGTTTTAAGAATCTCTAAACTAGAAAAAAACGAATTAAATATTAGTAAAGATAGAGTTAATTTACACGATTTAATTCTAGATGCAATAACACATGTAGAGCTTATAATTGAAGATAGACAAGGCTATATAAAAACATTTTTAAATGCAGAGAATTCATCCTTTTTAGCAAATGAAACTCACTTTACTAATGTAATAGTAAATATTTTGGATAATGCTATAAAATATTCTCCAAATGCACCAAAAATAGAAGTGTATACAGAAAATGTTGGAAACAATATTATATTAAAAATAAAAGATCATGGTAGCGGTATGAGTAAAGCTGCCTTAAAACGTGTGTTCGAAAAATTTTATAGAGAGCATACTGGAAATATACATAACGTAAAAGGACACGGTCTAGGTCTTGCGTATGTGAAAAGAATTGTAGACGATCATCAAGGTCATGTGTCTGCAGAGAGTGAAAAAGATAACGGAAGTACATTTACAATTAAACTTCCAATAATAACATAA
- a CDS encoding BatA domain-containing protein, which translates to MQFKHPELLYALFLLLIPIIVHLFQLRKFQKVAFTNVAFLKEATLQTRKSSQIKKWLILLTRLLLIAAIVIAFTQPFTSKINTFKTKKETVIYIDNSFSTQAKGSQGELLKRAIQDIISHVPETENMSVITNDKVFKNTTINAIKNELLQLSYSPNSLTTQAVLLKGNTLFSKQTNSLKNLILISDFQENNTPLTIEKDSLTNIHFVKLQPVNTHNISVDSVFISEKTARAINLKVILKNNGSPIENLPISLFNNDTLIAKTSVAITKEANTTFSVPANTIINGKITINDSNLQFDNTLFFNINNTSKINVLALNATDDSFLKRIYTNDEFNYISTTENQLNYSLLESQNLIILNELSSIPNALTAALKAFTNQGGSIIIIPSKDITNTSYNTLLLNYQASFNEVIQTEKRITTINYAHPLYNNGVFEKQVSNFQYPKVNSYFNANLNNASSILKYEDGKPFLFQNNYAYIFTSALNNENSNFKNSPLIVPTLYNIGKQSFKTPELYYTIGKNNTFDVSTQLKQDAVLSLTTKVINMIPEQRYFNNKVVIKTSEAPNDANIYAVKNNNSTIKNVSYNYSRTESDLVYKDLSNIKNIILSNSISKTFDTIKSDTKINALWKWFVIFALALLIIEMLILKYFK; encoded by the coding sequence ATGCAGTTTAAACACCCCGAACTTCTTTACGCTTTATTTTTACTGCTCATCCCTATTATTGTTCATTTATTTCAGTTACGAAAGTTTCAAAAAGTCGCCTTTACTAATGTCGCTTTTTTAAAAGAGGCAACTTTACAAACCCGTAAAAGTTCGCAGATAAAAAAGTGGCTTATTCTTTTAACTAGATTACTATTAATCGCTGCAATTGTTATAGCATTTACACAACCTTTTACATCTAAAATTAATACGTTTAAAACTAAAAAAGAAACCGTTATCTATATAGATAATTCGTTTAGTACGCAAGCAAAAGGAAGTCAGGGAGAATTACTAAAGCGTGCGATTCAAGATATTATTAGTCATGTTCCTGAAACAGAAAATATGTCGGTAATTACAAACGATAAAGTTTTTAAAAACACCACTATTAATGCTATAAAAAATGAATTATTACAACTTAGTTATTCACCAAATAGTTTAACAACACAAGCTGTTTTATTAAAAGGCAACACACTTTTTAGTAAACAAACAAATAGCTTAAAAAACTTAATTCTGATTTCTGATTTTCAAGAAAACAACACCCCTTTAACTATTGAAAAAGATTCATTAACAAACATTCATTTTGTAAAATTACAACCTGTAAATACTCATAACATTTCTGTTGACAGCGTTTTTATTTCTGAAAAAACAGCAAGAGCTATTAACCTAAAAGTTATTTTAAAAAACAATGGCTCACCCATTGAAAACTTACCCATTTCACTCTTTAATAATGACACTTTAATAGCAAAAACTTCGGTAGCCATTACTAAAGAAGCCAACACTACTTTTTCTGTTCCTGCTAATACGATTATAAACGGAAAAATAACGATAAATGACTCCAACTTACAGTTTGACAACACCTTGTTTTTCAACATCAACAATACATCTAAAATAAATGTATTAGCTTTAAACGCTACAGACGATTCCTTTTTAAAACGCATTTACACAAATGATGAATTTAATTATATTTCAACAACAGAAAATCAATTAAATTATAGTCTATTAGAATCTCAAAACCTTATTATTCTAAATGAATTGAGCAGTATTCCAAACGCTTTAACAGCTGCTTTAAAAGCATTTACGAATCAAGGAGGTTCTATTATTATAATTCCTTCAAAAGACATAACGAACACCTCATATAATACGCTATTATTAAACTATCAGGCTTCTTTTAATGAAGTGATTCAAACCGAAAAACGCATCACAACTATTAATTATGCGCATCCATTATACAACAATGGCGTATTTGAAAAGCAAGTCAGCAACTTTCAATACCCAAAAGTAAATAGCTACTTTAATGCCAATTTAAATAACGCTTCAAGCATCTTAAAATATGAAGACGGCAAACCCTTCTTATTTCAAAATAATTATGCTTATATTTTTACTTCAGCTTTAAATAACGAAAATTCAAATTTCAAAAACTCTCCTTTAATTGTTCCTACTTTATATAATATTGGAAAGCAAAGTTTTAAAACTCCTGAATTATATTACACCATTGGTAAAAACAATACATTTGATGTAAGCACACAACTAAAACAAGATGCTGTTTTATCGCTTACAACTAAGGTTATTAACATGATTCCAGAACAGCGTTATTTTAATAATAAAGTTGTTATAAAAACTTCTGAGGCACCTAACGACGCTAATATTTACGCTGTAAAAAATAATAATTCAACGATAAAAAACGTAAGTTATAATTACAGCAGAACTGAAAGTGATTTAGTTTACAAAGACCTATCTAACATTAAAAACATAATACTTAGCAATTCTATCTCAAAAACGTTTGATACCATAAAAAGTGATACAAAAATTAATGCGCTATGGAAATGGTTTGTTATTTTTGCATTAGCGTTATTAATTATTGAAATGCTCATCTTAAAATATTTTAAATGA
- a CDS encoding YbbR-like domain-containing protein codes for MIRKIKSDILASIKNKRINVFILFLLSAFVILIFTKLSKDYTNTIIFNIDKVNVPQENVILNDSNTVLAITLKTHGFKWLDYYFSKPKIKVDFSKDVYKRDSVFIWSKSKAFLKNTQFDKNVELLNISPDTLVFLYDVNLIKRVPVKLNATIGFAPGYDVSETYVLEPDSVQIIGPKVLVSNINNIETDSVYLSEVRSNLSQTIKLKLPENNKELTFSTKNVILKAYVEKFTEGTLKIPVNVINVPPDRSLKFFPKEVNVSYSVSLSNFNSINSTDFKVVCDYNKISNNQSVLIPELVKIPKLVKNAKINQKHIEFIITE; via the coding sequence ATGATAAGAAAAATTAAATCAGACATACTAGCATCTATAAAGAATAAAAGAATTAATGTCTTCATTTTATTTTTATTGTCGGCTTTTGTAATTCTAATATTTACAAAGCTTTCAAAGGATTACACTAACACTATTATATTTAATATTGATAAGGTAAATGTGCCTCAAGAAAATGTTATATTAAATGATTCTAATACGGTTCTTGCTATTACCTTAAAAACGCATGGATTTAAATGGTTAGATTATTATTTTTCAAAACCCAAAATAAAAGTTGATTTCAGTAAAGATGTTTACAAAAGAGATTCTGTTTTTATTTGGAGTAAATCTAAGGCATTTTTGAAGAACACACAGTTTGATAAAAATGTAGAATTGTTAAATATTTCCCCTGATACTTTAGTGTTTCTTTATGATGTTAATTTAATAAAAAGAGTACCCGTAAAGTTAAATGCTACTATTGGATTTGCTCCTGGTTATGATGTTTCAGAAACTTATGTTTTAGAGCCAGATTCTGTTCAAATAATTGGTCCAAAGGTGCTGGTATCTAATATAAATAACATTGAAACAGATTCCGTTTACTTATCCGAAGTCAGATCCAATTTATCACAAACCATAAAATTAAAACTACCAGAAAATAATAAGGAGTTAACGTTTTCAACCAAAAATGTTATTTTAAAAGCCTATGTAGAGAAGTTTACCGAAGGCACATTAAAAATACCAGTGAATGTTATAAATGTTCCTCCAGATAGAAGTTTAAAGTTTTTTCCAAAAGAAGTTAATGTATCCTATTCTGTAAGTTTAAGTAATTTTAATTCCATAAATAGTACAGATTTTAAAGTAGTATGTGATTATAATAAAATATCTAACAATCAGTCAGTTTTAATACCAGAGTTGGTAAAGATTCCTAAACTTGTAAAAAACGCAAAAATAAATCAAAAACATATAGAATTTATAATAACAGAATGA
- a CDS encoding dihydroorotase: protein MNILIKSATIIDSKSEFHNTTQDLLIENGVITKIASTIKNPNNYQEIALENLHISQGWFDSSVCFGEPGFEERDTIKNGLKTAAASGFTTVAMNANTNPVIDSNSDITFVNSKASNNAVTLLPIGALTVGSQGIDLAELYDMNTAGAVAFSDYQKPISNPNLMKIALQYASNFNGLVCSFPQENKIAGHGVMNEHITSTTLGLKGNPSLAEELQIARDLFLLEYTEGKLHIPTISTAKSVALIREAKKKKLNVSCSVAIHNLYFTDDVLNDFNTHFKVLPPLRTQTDVDALIEGIKDGTIDMVTSDHNPIDIEHKKIEFDHAAYGTIGLESAFGALQSIFTIKKTIELLSKGKTRFGIETTPINIGNKVNISLFNPDTKYTFSTKNIVSKSKNAIFEGEVLKGQVYGIIANNNIALN from the coding sequence ATGAACATACTTATAAAGTCTGCCACAATTATAGATTCTAAAAGCGAGTTTCATAATACAACTCAAGATTTATTAATTGAAAATGGTGTGATTACTAAGATTGCCAGCACGATTAAAAACCCTAACAATTATCAAGAAATAGCATTAGAAAACCTCCATATATCTCAAGGATGGTTTGATAGTAGTGTTTGTTTTGGAGAGCCTGGTTTTGAAGAGCGTGACACCATAAAGAACGGACTTAAAACAGCCGCAGCTTCTGGTTTTACAACCGTTGCTATGAATGCGAACACCAATCCGGTAATAGATTCTAATTCCGATATTACTTTTGTTAATTCTAAAGCCAGTAATAACGCAGTAACCTTATTACCCATTGGGGCGCTAACTGTTGGCAGCCAAGGTATTGATTTAGCCGAACTTTACGATATGAATACAGCGGGTGCAGTGGCTTTTTCAGATTACCAAAAACCTATTAGCAATCCCAATCTCATGAAAATTGCTTTGCAATACGCTAGTAATTTTAATGGATTAGTTTGCTCATTTCCTCAGGAAAACAAAATAGCTGGTCATGGTGTTATGAACGAGCATATTACTAGTACAACACTTGGACTTAAAGGAAACCCGTCACTTGCTGAAGAATTACAAATTGCTCGCGATTTATTTCTATTAGAATACACAGAAGGTAAATTACATATTCCAACCATTTCTACTGCAAAATCGGTTGCATTAATAAGAGAAGCAAAAAAGAAGAAATTAAACGTAAGTTGTAGCGTCGCTATTCATAATTTATATTTCACTGACGATGTATTAAACGATTTTAATACACATTTTAAAGTTTTGCCACCTCTTCGCACCCAAACAGATGTAGACGCCTTAATTGAAGGTATAAAAGACGGCACTATAGATATGGTAACAAGCGACCACAATCCTATTGATATTGAACACAAGAAAATAGAATTTGACCATGCCGCTTATGGTACTATTGGATTAGAAAGTGCTTTTGGTGCGCTTCAATCTATATTTACCATAAAGAAAACCATAGAACTTTTAAGCAAAGGAAAAACTAGATTTGGAATAGAAACCACCCCTATAAACATAGGAAACAAAGTGAACATATCACTTTTTAATCCAGATACGAAATATACATTTTCAACAAAAAATATAGTCTCAAAATCTAAAAACGCCATTTTTGAAGGTGAGGTTTTAAAAGGACAAGTTTATGGTATTATTGCAAACAACAACATAGCTTTAAATTAA
- the coaE gene encoding dephospho-CoA kinase (Dephospho-CoA kinase (CoaE) performs the final step in coenzyme A biosynthesis.), with protein MIIVGLTGGIGSGKTTVAKVFKEKLGIPVYIADEEAKKLMNRSKIIKRKLIQLFGANAYVNEELNKPFIANIIFNDKAYLQKMNAIVHPRVAKHFQKWVLKQEAPYIIKEVAILFENDGYKQCDFVITVTAPKDLRIKRLLQRDNTTKANIEAIMNNQWTDEEKVKRSHFVIENISLENTKEQVLEVHNQILKNLQ; from the coding sequence ATGATAATAGTTGGTTTAACAGGCGGTATAGGAAGTGGTAAAACTACGGTTGCTAAAGTGTTTAAGGAAAAACTTGGAATCCCTGTTTATATAGCCGATGAAGAGGCTAAAAAACTAATGAATAGATCTAAAATAATTAAAAGAAAACTCATTCAGTTATTTGGAGCCAATGCTTATGTTAATGAAGAATTAAATAAACCTTTTATAGCAAATATCATTTTTAACGATAAAGCATATTTGCAAAAAATGAATGCTATTGTTCATCCTAGAGTCGCAAAACATTTTCAAAAATGGGTGCTAAAGCAAGAAGCACCATATATTATAAAAGAGGTGGCTATTCTTTTTGAAAATGATGGCTATAAACAATGTGATTTTGTAATTACTGTTACAGCTCCTAAAGATTTAAGAATTAAACGCTTGTTGCAACGCGATAATACAACAAAAGCCAACATTGAAGCTATTATGAATAACCAATGGACAGATGAAGAAAAGGTAAAACGTTCTCATTTTGTTATTGAAAATATCTCTCTTGAAAACACTAAAGAACAGGTGCTTGAAGTGCATAACCAGATTCTTAAAAACCTGCAATAA
- a CDS encoding glycosyltransferase, with protein sequence MQLQYSFIIPVYNRPDEVQELLESFEALKTSTQYEIVIVEDGSSISSKEVVESFKSKLDISYFYKENSGPGDSRNFGMQHAKGNYFIILDSDCILPENYLSEVEKSLKQDYVDCFGGPDAAHESFTNLQKAINFSMTSFITTGGIRGNKKSVDRFQPRSFNMGISKKAFEASKGFGRIHPGEDPDLSIRLWDLGYKTKLIPEAFVYHKRRISWSNFYKQVNKFGLVRPILNTWHPTTKKLTYWFPSFFILGLILAMLLFFINFKWLLLGYALYFLLAFIVALLSTKSIIVSCFALIAICVQFIGYGYGFIKSTFAISILNKDPENYFPKLFFKLK encoded by the coding sequence ATGCAATTACAGTATTCATTCATAATTCCAGTTTATAATCGTCCGGACGAAGTACAAGAACTTTTAGAGAGTTTTGAGGCTTTAAAAACGAGTACCCAATATGAAATTGTTATTGTAGAAGATGGCTCCTCTATTTCTTCAAAAGAAGTTGTAGAAAGTTTCAAGTCGAAGCTTGATATATCTTATTTCTATAAAGAAAACTCAGGGCCTGGAGATTCTAGAAATTTCGGAATGCAACATGCAAAAGGTAATTATTTTATCATTTTAGATTCCGATTGTATTCTTCCAGAAAATTATTTAAGTGAAGTAGAAAAGAGTTTAAAGCAGGATTATGTAGATTGTTTTGGAGGACCAGATGCAGCACACGAATCGTTTACAAATCTTCAAAAAGCGATTAATTTTTCAATGACATCGTTTATTACTACTGGTGGTATTCGTGGTAATAAAAAGAGTGTTGATCGGTTTCAACCTAGGAGTTTTAATATGGGTATTTCTAAAAAAGCGTTTGAAGCTTCTAAAGGATTTGGACGTATTCATCCAGGTGAAGATCCAGATTTATCTATAAGACTATGGGATTTGGGGTATAAAACTAAGTTAATACCTGAAGCTTTTGTATACCATAAACGGCGAATCTCTTGGAGTAATTTTTATAAGCAGGTTAATAAATTTGGTTTAGTGCGCCCAATATTAAATACATGGCATCCAACAACTAAAAAGTTAACTTATTGGTTTCCATCTTTTTTTATTTTAGGTTTAATATTAGCTATGCTATTATTTTTTATTAACTTTAAATGGCTGTTATTAGGGTATGCCTTATATTTTTTATTAGCTTTTATTGTAGCGTTATTGTCTACCAAGAGTATTATAGTATCATGCTTTGCTTTAATTGCTATTTGCGTTCAGTTTATAGGGTATGGCTACGGGTTTATTAAATCTACTTTTGCTATTTCAATATTAAATAAAGACCCCGAAAATTATTTTCCTAAGCTATTTTTTAAATTGAAATGA
- a CDS encoding adenylate/guanylate cyclase domain-containing protein: MPIIKKPNITYTGINQEIVLDDPNATLLDCSIMNQIPHLHECGGNGRCTTCRIRVIEGHNNLTPRTLIEKETTRIRKWDPSIRLACQCYAKDDVSIERLVWTSSEVNQLQLETVPDGVAEERAIAILFCDIRGFTKIVSENNTFDIAHILNRFYTVLGDPILINNGIIYQYVGDEIVGLFGVSGGMRDKNCKDAIRAALGMQYAIKRLNHTELVDFDINIKMGIGINFGKAYIGHLGHPKHKQFAVVGDPVNTASRIQSFNKEVKTSILISDSIYRGVPKDTLDIGQEFSNQMAGHEHQTKIYELKGFKEMDVQLQLQCSLDYLLRNEEEFASKFYDRVFEKAPEVRLLFKKNMTSQGRLLTHMLGGIVYSMSRPDHLKMGLKLLGESHSRYGVRKEHYPIVLSSLLETIEEELGEMYSGQLLSAWEQALTIITSEMKKYA, translated from the coding sequence ATGCCTATCATTAAAAAACCAAATATTACGTATACAGGGATTAACCAAGAAATAGTATTAGATGATCCGAATGCTACACTTCTAGATTGTTCCATAATGAACCAAATACCCCACCTTCATGAATGTGGAGGGAATGGACGATGTACTACCTGTCGCATTAGAGTTATTGAAGGTCATAACAACTTAACTCCTAGAACACTAATAGAAAAAGAAACCACACGTATTCGGAAATGGGATCCGTCAATTAGATTAGCATGCCAGTGTTATGCAAAAGACGATGTAAGTATAGAGCGATTGGTTTGGACCAGTTCTGAAGTTAATCAACTGCAATTAGAAACTGTTCCTGATGGAGTTGCCGAAGAAAGAGCTATTGCCATTTTGTTTTGTGATATTCGTGGATTTACTAAAATAGTCTCAGAGAATAACACATTTGATATTGCTCACATATTAAACCGATTCTATACGGTTCTTGGCGATCCTATTTTAATTAACAACGGTATTATTTACCAATATGTTGGGGATGAAATTGTAGGTTTATTTGGAGTGTCTGGTGGTATGCGAGACAAGAATTGTAAAGATGCTATTCGAGCCGCCTTAGGTATGCAATATGCGATTAAAAGGCTTAATCATACGGAATTGGTCGATTTTGATATTAACATTAAAATGGGGATTGGAATAAATTTCGGTAAGGCTTATATTGGTCATTTAGGTCATCCCAAGCATAAACAATTTGCTGTTGTAGGTGATCCTGTCAATACTGCAAGTAGGATACAATCTTTTAATAAAGAGGTTAAAACAAGTATATTGATTTCGGATTCTATTTATCGAGGGGTTCCAAAAGACACATTAGATATTGGCCAAGAATTTAGTAATCAAATGGCAGGACATGAGCATCAAACCAAGATATATGAGTTAAAAGGATTTAAAGAAATGGATGTTCAACTTCAATTGCAGTGCTCATTGGACTATTTGTTGAGAAATGAGGAAGAATTCGCTTCTAAATTTTACGATAGAGTTTTTGAAAAAGCTCCAGAAGTGAGATTGTTATTTAAAAAAAATATGACTTCACAAGGAAGACTTTTAACACATATGCTTGGAGGAATTGTTTATTCGATGAGTAGACCAGATCATTTAAAAATGGGATTAAAATTACTTGGTGAAAGTCATTCTCGCTACGGAGTACGTAAAGAACATTATCCAATCGTATTGTCGTCCCTTCTTGAGACAATTGAAGAAGAGCTTGGAGAAATGTATTCAGGACAATTACTATCTGCTTGGGAACAAGCACTGACTATAATAACTTCAGAAATGAAAAAGTACGCCTAG